In the genome of Cetobacterium ceti, one region contains:
- a CDS encoding cobyrinate a,c-diamide synthase: protein MKGFLLAGTRSGIGKTTVAMGLMASFENVSPFKVGPDYIDPSFHEFVTGNRSYNLDLFLMGEEGVKESFYSHHKGISIVEGVMGLYDGLGNSLENYSSAHLSKVLSLPVILVVDAIGKSTSVAAEVLGYKMLDPEVNIAGVIINRVSSEKLYNMLKEAIESYTGIKCLGYLKKDESLNIGSRHLGLLQADEVGDLREKIEHLKNELEKTINLDEIYKIANFQEKPRKNIFEKYKNKYKGIKIGVAKDRAFSFYYRDNLEFLEKMGIEVINFSPIRDKKIPDVDLLYFGGGYPETYGKELSENREFIQSLIEFHKNGGFIFGECGGFMYLTEGIETLDGKFYPMTKLIDATVKMGKSLQITRFGYVDVEYENVRGKAHEFHYSRIDKDGEMEKMYTLKKLDGREWKCGYKNKNLLGGYPHLHFYGSIDILEKILEGVKNGIHKKTS from the coding sequence ATGAAAGGTTTTCTTCTAGCTGGAACCAGAAGTGGAATAGGAAAAACAACAGTTGCCATGGGACTTATGGCAAGTTTTGAAAATGTTTCCCCATTTAAGGTGGGACCGGATTATATAGATCCAAGTTTCCATGAGTTTGTTACAGGAAATAGAAGTTATAACCTTGATTTATTTCTTATGGGAGAAGAGGGAGTAAAAGAAAGTTTTTACTCCCACCATAAGGGAATTTCCATAGTAGAGGGAGTAATGGGACTTTATGATGGACTGGGAAATAGTCTAGAAAATTATAGTTCGGCTCATCTTTCAAAGGTTTTATCTTTACCTGTAATATTAGTTGTGGATGCAATAGGAAAAAGTACCAGTGTAGCAGCTGAGGTTTTAGGATATAAAATGTTAGACCCAGAAGTTAATATAGCTGGAGTTATTATAAATAGAGTTTCTAGTGAAAAACTATATAATATGTTAAAAGAAGCTATTGAATCATACACAGGAATAAAATGTTTAGGTTATTTAAAAAAGGATGAATCTTTAAATATAGGAAGTAGACACTTAGGTCTTTTACAAGCTGATGAAGTGGGAGATTTAAGAGAGAAGATAGAGCATTTAAAAAATGAACTGGAAAAAACTATAAATTTAGATGAAATTTATAAAATCGCTAACTTTCAAGAAAAACCTAGAAAAAATATATTTGAAAAATATAAAAATAAGTATAAAGGAATAAAAATAGGAGTTGCTAAAGATAGGGCTTTTTCCTTTTACTATAGGGATAATTTAGAATTTCTTGAAAAAATGGGGATAGAAGTAATTAATTTTTCACCTATTAGGGATAAAAAAATTCCAGATGTGGATTTACTTTATTTTGGTGGAGGGTATCCTGAAACATACGGAAAGGAACTTTCAGAAAATAGGGAGTTTATACAGTCATTAATAGAGTTTCATAAAAATGGTGGATTTATTTTTGGAGAGTGTGGAGGATTTATGTATTTAACAGAGGGAATAGAAACCCTTGATGGTAAATTTTACCCAATGACAAAACTAATAGATGCCACAGTTAAAATGGGAAAATCCTTACAAATAACAAGATTTGGATATGTGGATGTTGAATATGAAAATGTAAGGGGAAAAGCCCATGAATTTCACTACTCAAGAATAGATAAAGATGGTGAAATGGAAAAAATGTATACCTTAAAAAAATTAGATGGAAGAGAGTGGAAGTGCGGTTATAAAAATAAAAATCTGCTTGGAGGATATCCCCATTTACATTTTTACGGAAGTATAGATATACTAGAAAAAATATTGGAGGGAGTAAAAAATGGAATACATAAAAAAACCAGTTGA
- a CDS encoding precorrin-8X methylmutase has translation MEYIKKPVDIELRSFEIIESELGDKAKSFSKEHLPIVKRVIHTTADFEYADLLEFSEDAVESCIKALKEGGKIYCDTQMIANGLSKMTLGKFGYSAYSLVSDPEVAKEAKERGVTRSIVGMEKAAKDKDTKIFLIGNAPTALFRLKELIDSGEVEKPALIVGVPVGFVGASESKEILPGSGIPHIIVKGRKGGSTVAVSILHGILYQIYKREGF, from the coding sequence ATGGAATACATAAAAAAACCAGTTGATATAGAATTAAGAAGTTTTGAAATTATAGAAAGTGAACTTGGAGATAAAGCTAAAAGTTTTTCTAAGGAGCATTTACCAATTGTAAAAAGAGTTATTCATACAACAGCAGATTTTGAATATGCAGATTTATTAGAATTTTCTGAAGATGCAGTGGAGTCATGTATTAAAGCTTTAAAAGAGGGTGGAAAAATATATTGCGACACTCAAATGATAGCTAATGGTCTTAGTAAAATGACTTTGGGAAAATTTGGATATAGTGCTTACTCTCTTGTTTCAGATCCAGAAGTAGCTAAGGAAGCTAAAGAAAGAGGAGTAACTAGATCAATAGTAGGAATGGAAAAAGCTGCTAAAGATAAGGATACTAAAATATTCTTAATAGGAAATGCACCTACAGCTTTATTTAGATTAAAGGAATTAATAGATTCTGGAGAAGTTGAAAAACCAGCTCTTATAGTTGGAGTTCCTGTGGGATTTGTTGGAGCAAGTGAATCAAAGGAAATACTTCCAGGAAGTGGAATTCCTCATATTATTGTAAAGGGAAGAAAAGGTGGAAGTACAGTAGCCGTATCAATACTACATGGAATTCTTTACCAAATTTATAAAAGAGAAGGATTCTAA